From one Flavobacterium kingsejongi genomic stretch:
- the corA gene encoding magnesium/cobalt transporter CorA — protein MRKVKYKHVRKVQPNYYEYTGIHKSDPVAMQLFVYNDDGFEEYTDITFPKIKQELEDASQMDEVKWLNVHGLHNVELIKNIGELMQVQPFIIGDVLNTSRRSRMEEFDDVLFFSIKSVLPGESLDNIQVEQVSFLLKDNTLISFQEKKSDYFTHIRERIRTHTGIVCKKKNDYLLYLMLDAIMENFFISIESYEERIEGLLVEGKTGYKKDLLERIEKNRENVNYLKRAVLPLRDALYNLKSIQDDSDFDGIEKANYTFFARLHQKALELLDQMEYDMSSLDSASNFFYSSQSQRMNQIMKTLTIFSVIFMPLTFIVGVYGMNFDHMPELRLYNGYYYVWGLMIVIAIGMAIYFKRKRWF, from the coding sequence TTGAGAAAAGTAAAATACAAACATGTCCGTAAGGTACAGCCCAATTATTATGAATATACCGGAATCCATAAATCGGATCCCGTGGCAATGCAGTTATTTGTATATAATGATGATGGATTTGAGGAATATACTGATATAACATTTCCGAAGATTAAACAGGAGCTGGAAGACGCATCTCAGATGGATGAAGTGAAATGGCTCAACGTGCATGGGCTCCACAATGTAGAGCTGATCAAAAATATAGGAGAACTGATGCAGGTACAGCCTTTTATTATAGGCGATGTGCTCAATACTTCCCGCCGTTCGCGTATGGAGGAATTTGATGATGTATTGTTCTTTAGTATTAAGTCCGTATTGCCTGGGGAAAGTTTGGATAATATCCAGGTAGAGCAGGTGAGTTTCCTGCTGAAAGACAATACGCTGATCTCGTTCCAGGAGAAAAAAAGCGATTATTTTACCCATATCCGCGAAAGAATCCGGACGCATACCGGAATTGTCTGCAAAAAGAAAAATGATTACCTGTTGTACCTGATGCTGGATGCTATCATGGAAAATTTCTTTATCTCTATTGAAAGTTATGAAGAGCGAATTGAAGGGCTGCTGGTAGAAGGGAAGACAGGATATAAAAAAGACCTCTTGGAACGGATTGAAAAAAACCGTGAGAATGTCAATTACCTTAAGAGGGCAGTATTGCCACTACGGGATGCCTTATACAACCTGAAAAGCATACAGGATGATTCTGATTTTGACGGGATCGAAAAGGCAAATTATACTTTTTTTGCGCGGTTGCATCAAAAGGCATTAGAACTGCTCGACCAAATGGAATATGATATGAGTTCGCTGGATAGTGCTTCTAATTTCTTTTATTCTTCCCAAAGCCAGCGGATGAACCAAATAATGAAAACCCTGACCATTTTCTCCGTTATTTTTATGCCATTGACATTTATTGTAGGGGTATACGGAATGAATTTCGACCACATGCCAGAACTACGGCTGTATAACGGGTATTATTATGTTTGGGGACTTATGATTGTTATCGCTATTGGAATGGCAATTTACTTTAAACGCAAACGCTGGTTCTAA
- a CDS encoding response regulator transcription factor, translating into MNILLIEDDSRISDFVIKGLEENGFLVTLAKSGELARELVMQNEWDIILMDIMLPGIDGIQLTQMIRYKKIHTPILILSALGDADDRVAALDNGADDYLVKPFHFKELISRINALTRRTKFNYQTRETIYFCNDLKVNLDTHQVTQNDIPIELSPREYKLLLFLLESKNKVVTRTQILNSVWGINYDTNTNVVDVYISYLRNKIETGTEKIIHTIKGSGYMIKD; encoded by the coding sequence ATGAATATATTATTAATAGAAGACGATAGCAGGATCAGTGATTTTGTAATCAAAGGACTGGAAGAAAATGGTTTTTTGGTTACCCTGGCCAAATCGGGTGAATTAGCCCGGGAACTGGTCATGCAAAATGAGTGGGACATTATCTTAATGGATATTATGCTGCCCGGCATTGATGGGATACAGCTAACCCAAATGATCCGCTACAAAAAAATCCACACTCCAATACTGATCTTAAGTGCCCTTGGTGATGCTGACGACCGTGTAGCGGCACTGGACAATGGTGCTGACGATTATCTGGTAAAACCATTTCATTTTAAAGAACTCATCTCCCGTATCAATGCCCTTACCCGAAGGACAAAATTCAATTATCAGACGCGGGAAACGATTTATTTCTGCAATGATCTTAAAGTAAATCTGGATACGCACCAGGTCACCCAAAATGACATTCCGATTGAACTTTCCCCGAGAGAATATAAGCTTCTCCTTTTTTTGCTGGAAAGCAAAAATAAGGTCGTAACCCGCACACAAATCCTGAATTCCGTATGGGGGATTAACTATGACACCAATACCAATGTGGTCGATGTCTATATTTCGTATCTTAGGAATAAGATCGAAACGGGAACCGAGAAAATTATCCACACCATCAAAGGTTCCGGGTATATGATCAAGGATTAA
- a CDS encoding formimidoylglutamase yields MEKLIRFTQNDLTKVTNYRNGEVKFGERVEIIPLERDIIEHLNTSEARYVLFGIPEDIGIRANIGRPGAASAWESAVSAIANIQNNRFCKGSQLLILGHLDVSAEMDEAEKLNYLEKEDRKQLFKLVEKIDKEVSHIIFNIIKSGKIPIVIGGGHNNAYGCIKGTALAKAKPINAINFDAHSDFRILEGRHSGNGFSYAYEEGFLSKYFIFGLHESYTSKSVLDIIKKTEDRVRYNTYDEISISRMKNFDAEITDAYNFVRTDFYGIEIDLDAIPNVASSAMTMSGFSVEQLRRFIYHFGQHKNASYLHICEGAPVLGEEKNNHLIGKLIGYLVTDFMKSNTENSDEYIINRRR; encoded by the coding sequence ATGGAAAAACTGATTCGATTCACACAGAATGATTTAACGAAAGTAACCAACTACCGAAATGGTGAGGTTAAATTTGGAGAAAGGGTAGAAATTATTCCTTTGGAGCGTGATATTATCGAGCACCTGAACACCAGCGAAGCCCGCTATGTGCTGTTTGGGATTCCGGAAGACATTGGCATCCGTGCCAACATAGGCCGCCCCGGAGCTGCATCAGCGTGGGAAAGTGCAGTGAGTGCCATTGCCAACATACAGAACAACCGGTTTTGTAAAGGCAGCCAGTTATTAATTTTGGGACATCTGGATGTTTCAGCCGAAATGGATGAAGCGGAAAAACTCAATTACTTAGAAAAAGAAGACCGCAAACAGCTGTTTAAGCTGGTAGAAAAAATAGATAAAGAAGTATCCCATATTATTTTTAATATTATTAAATCGGGTAAAATTCCAATTGTCATCGGTGGCGGGCACAATAATGCCTATGGTTGCATCAAAGGAACGGCACTTGCGAAAGCAAAACCGATTAATGCTATTAATTTTGACGCCCATTCTGACTTCCGAATCCTGGAAGGCCGCCATAGTGGTAATGGATTTTCCTATGCTTATGAAGAAGGCTTCCTGAGTAAATACTTTATTTTCGGATTACACGAAAGTTATACGTCCAAAAGCGTACTCGATATCATCAAGAAAACCGAAGATCGTGTGCGTTACAATACCTATGATGAAATCTCCATCAGCAGGATGAAGAACTTTGATGCTGAAATCACAGATGCCTATAATTTTGTACGTACGGATTTTTATGGCATTGAAATTGATTTAGACGCCATCCCCAACGTGGCGAGCAGCGCGATGACCATGAGTGGATTCTCGGTAGAGCAGTTGCGCCGTTTTATTTATCATTTCGGGCAACATAAAAATGCTTCTTACCTCCACATTTGTGAAGGCGCTCCCGTTTTAGGAGAAGAAAAGAACAACCATCTTATTGGTAAACTAATCGGTTATCTCGTAACGGATTTCATGAAATCAAATACGGAAAATTCAGATGAATATATTATTAATAGAAGACGATAG
- a CDS encoding Crp/Fnr family transcriptional regulator: MYTPLRRNIERRVSLTDAEWQAIAEKAELVTLKKHQFLQVQDSNCAYEGFILKGAFKIYIINEDGTESILFFSFENDWMCDLESFYHQKPTKYNIKAIEDSEVIVITKSNKTLLFEKVPKLLHFHILMVERANTLIQERLLDALNKTVKQRYMEFIKKYPHKTPHITNKNLSSYFGVSHEFLSKIKKTI; encoded by the coding sequence ATGTATACACCTTTACGACGAAATATAGAGCGAAGAGTTAGCCTTACGGATGCCGAATGGCAAGCTATAGCGGAAAAAGCCGAACTCGTTACCTTAAAAAAACACCAGTTCCTACAGGTTCAGGATTCTAATTGCGCTTATGAAGGTTTTATTTTGAAAGGGGCCTTCAAGATTTATATTATAAACGAAGATGGGACGGAGAGCATCCTGTTTTTCTCTTTTGAAAATGACTGGATGTGTGATCTTGAAAGCTTTTATCATCAAAAACCAACCAAATACAATATAAAAGCGATTGAAGATAGCGAAGTAATTGTCATCACCAAATCCAATAAAACCCTCTTATTTGAAAAGGTTCCAAAACTGCTTCATTTCCATATCCTAATGGTGGAAAGAGCCAATACCCTTATACAGGAGAGGCTTTTGGATGCATTGAATAAAACCGTTAAGCAACGTTATATGGAATTCATAAAAAAATACCCACACAAAACACCGCACATCACTAATAAGAATCTGTCCTCTTATTTTGGGGTTTCCCACGAATTCTTATCCAAAATTAAAAAGACCATTTAA
- the hutI gene encoding imidazolonepropionase gives MKTLLINIKELLQVRDNAPDKVSGAAMAILPTIKNAYLLIEDNLIADYGTMENCPDYPETVINATGKMVLPSWCDSHTHLVYAGNREQEFVDRINGLTYEEIFNRGGGILNSAKKLNETSEDALYEQSRLRLEEVIATGTGAIEIKSGYGLTVEGELKMLRVIKRLKDNYPIAVKATFLGAHAFPAAFKDNHSGYIDSIIEEMLPAIANENLADYIDAFLETGYFSVEETDRIMKAGTQYGLTAKIHVNQFTAIGGIQACVANGALSVDHLEVVTDADIEALKDSITMPVALPTCSFFISIPYTPARKMMAAGLPLALATDYNPGTTPSGNMNLVVATACIKMKMNPEEAINAATINGAYAMGLSDSHGSITKGKRANLIITKPINSFYELPYSFGTNLISEVLLEGKLVTQ, from the coding sequence ATGAAAACACTGTTAATTAATATAAAAGAACTCCTACAGGTCCGGGATAATGCTCCTGATAAAGTTTCGGGTGCAGCTATGGCAATATTGCCTACCATTAAAAATGCGTACCTGCTAATTGAAGACAACCTGATCGCTGATTATGGCACTATGGAAAATTGCCCTGACTATCCCGAAACCGTAATTAATGCTACCGGAAAAATGGTACTTCCTTCCTGGTGTGATTCCCATACCCACCTGGTGTATGCGGGCAACCGCGAACAGGAATTTGTAGATCGCATTAACGGGCTTACCTATGAGGAAATTTTCAATCGCGGTGGTGGTATCTTGAATTCTGCCAAAAAGTTGAATGAGACTTCCGAAGATGCTTTATACGAACAATCCCGACTGCGACTGGAAGAAGTAATTGCCACAGGAACGGGCGCTATTGAAATAAAATCGGGTTATGGCCTGACAGTAGAAGGAGAACTAAAAATGTTGCGTGTTATCAAAAGGCTCAAAGACAATTACCCCATAGCAGTAAAAGCTACCTTTTTGGGAGCGCATGCCTTTCCTGCTGCATTCAAAGACAATCATAGTGGTTATATCGATTCTATTATTGAAGAAATGTTACCGGCGATAGCCAATGAAAATTTAGCCGATTATATAGATGCTTTTTTGGAAACCGGTTATTTTTCGGTTGAGGAAACGGATCGTATTATGAAAGCCGGAACCCAATACGGATTAACTGCCAAGATCCATGTCAATCAGTTTACGGCGATCGGTGGTATCCAGGCTTGTGTAGCCAATGGTGCCTTGTCCGTTGATCATTTGGAAGTGGTAACCGATGCTGATATTGAGGCATTGAAAGACAGCATTACAATGCCTGTAGCTTTGCCTACCTGTTCCTTTTTTATCAGTATTCCCTACACTCCTGCCCGCAAGATGATGGCAGCAGGACTTCCCTTAGCCTTAGCAACCGATTACAATCCGGGTACAACGCCTTCCGGTAATATGAACCTTGTTGTAGCCACTGCCTGTATCAAGATGAAAATGAATCCTGAGGAAGCTATTAATGCGGCTACCATCAATGGGGCTTATGCCATGGGCCTTTCCGATAGTCATGGTAGCATTACCAAAGGAAAAAGAGCCAACCTGATCATTACAAAACCCATTAATTCATTCTATGAGCTTCCCTATTCATTTGGCACCAACCTTATCAGTGAGGTTCTACTTGAAGGAAAATTGGTAACACAATAA
- a CDS encoding pectate lyase family protein — translation MKFKSTLSACLLTVVIGMASCNTEELTQETSSVDPSTAAKAGNCTAVPGWASQNGSTTGGGSAAETTVTTYAQLKTAIENSTVKVIKVSGTIMITARLTLQDQSGKTLYGVSGAKLLSNDQTKATSGILNVKRCTNIIIRNLIFEGPGAYDTDGWDNAVLDDCKNVWVDHCEFRDGVDGNLDVKNKSDYITISYTKFNYLKAPKPGGSGGTDDHRFSNLIGSSDTATADRGTLRITFARCWWAPGCKERMPRVRFGKVHVVNSYFNSSVSNKCISAGFEANLLVDRNVFENVAKPIDLLTGYTAVTATGNVFTNTTGNTAGSNTAFTPPYSIVTLAASAVKADVSAGAGATLTGNICGSF, via the coding sequence ATGAAATTTAAATCTACATTATCCGCTTGCTTGCTAACGGTTGTAATTGGTATGGCCAGTTGCAATACCGAAGAGCTTACACAGGAAACATCATCGGTTGATCCAAGCACTGCTGCAAAAGCTGGCAATTGTACCGCTGTTCCCGGTTGGGCATCCCAAAATGGAAGCACCACAGGCGGGGGAAGCGCAGCAGAAACTACTGTAACTACCTATGCACAGTTAAAAACGGCTATAGAAAATAGTACTGTAAAAGTGATTAAGGTGTCCGGTACCATTATGATTACTGCAAGACTGACATTACAAGATCAGTCCGGTAAAACCCTTTATGGTGTTAGTGGTGCAAAATTACTATCTAATGACCAGACAAAAGCTACTTCTGGTATTTTGAATGTGAAACGTTGTACTAATATAATTATTCGTAACCTGATATTTGAAGGTCCTGGTGCCTACGATACAGATGGTTGGGACAATGCTGTTTTAGACGATTGCAAAAATGTATGGGTGGACCATTGTGAATTTAGAGACGGTGTAGATGGTAACCTGGATGTTAAAAACAAATCTGACTATATTACTATTTCTTATACGAAATTCAATTACTTAAAAGCACCAAAGCCAGGAGGTTCAGGAGGTACTGATGATCATCGTTTTTCAAACCTGATAGGGTCCAGTGATACTGCTACAGCCGATCGTGGTACGCTGAGAATTACTTTTGCACGTTGTTGGTGGGCTCCTGGTTGTAAGGAAAGAATGCCAAGAGTTCGGTTTGGCAAAGTGCATGTAGTAAATAGCTATTTTAATAGTTCCGTTAGTAATAAATGTATTAGTGCTGGTTTTGAAGCGAATCTTTTAGTTGATCGGAATGTATTCGAAAATGTAGCCAAACCTATTGACTTATTGACGGGATACACCGCAGTAACCGCTACAGGTAACGTTTTTACCAATACCACAGGAAATACAGCAGGAAGCAATACCGCTTTCACGCCTCCGTATTCCATTGTTACCCTTGCTGCTTCAGCAGTTAAAGCTGATGTTTCAGCAGGTGCAGGTGCTACGCTTACCGGTAATATTTGCGGTTCTTTCTAA
- the fumC gene encoding class II fumarate hydratase encodes MEFRIEKDTMGEVQVPADKYWGAQTERSRNNFKIGPAGSMPKEIVKGFAYLKKAAAYANHDLNVLSVEKRDGIAQVCDEILEGKLDDQFPLVIWQTGSGTQSNMNVNEVISNRSHVLAGGKIGEGEIFIKANDDVNKSQSSNDTYPTGMHIAAYKAVIEVTIPGVEKLRDTLRAKSEEFKNVVKIGRTHLMDATPLTLGQEISGYAAQLNYGLKALRNTLAHLSEVALGGTAVGTGLNTPAGYDVKVAEYIAKFTGLPFITAENKFEALAAHDAIVETHGALKQLAVSLNKIANDIRMLASGPRSGIGEIIIPENEPGSSIMPGKVNPTQCEALTMVCAQVMGNDVAITIGGTQGHYELNVFKPLMAANFLQSATLLGDACISFEEHCAAGIEPNHKRIKELVDNSLMLVTALNTKIGYYKSAEIAQTAHKNGTTLKEEAVRLGYVTPEDFDAWVRPEDMVGTLK; translated from the coding sequence ATGGAATTCAGAATAGAAAAAGACACCATGGGTGAAGTGCAGGTTCCTGCAGACAAATACTGGGGTGCACAAACCGAACGTTCAAGAAACAATTTTAAAATTGGCCCTGCAGGCTCTATGCCTAAAGAAATTGTCAAAGGATTTGCTTACCTGAAAAAAGCTGCTGCTTATGCCAACCATGACCTGAATGTACTTTCGGTTGAAAAAAGAGATGGTATCGCACAGGTATGCGATGAAATCCTGGAAGGTAAACTGGATGACCAGTTTCCATTAGTAATCTGGCAAACGGGTTCCGGAACACAAAGCAACATGAACGTCAATGAAGTAATTTCAAACCGTTCCCACGTATTGGCCGGTGGAAAAATTGGTGAAGGTGAAATTTTCATTAAAGCCAATGATGATGTCAACAAATCACAATCTTCTAATGATACGTACCCTACAGGAATGCATATTGCTGCTTACAAAGCCGTAATTGAAGTAACAATCCCAGGAGTAGAGAAATTAAGAGATACTTTAAGAGCGAAATCAGAAGAATTCAAAAATGTGGTAAAAATAGGCCGTACGCACCTTATGGATGCTACACCTTTAACATTAGGACAAGAAATTTCCGGATATGCTGCCCAATTGAATTACGGCTTAAAAGCACTAAGAAATACATTAGCACACCTTTCTGAAGTCGCTTTAGGCGGTACTGCAGTAGGAACCGGATTGAACACTCCTGCGGGTTATGATGTAAAGGTTGCCGAGTATATTGCAAAATTTACCGGACTTCCATTCATCACTGCAGAAAATAAATTTGAAGCTCTGGCGGCTCATGATGCTATTGTAGAAACGCATGGTGCCTTAAAACAATTGGCCGTATCACTAAACAAAATTGCCAATGATATCCGTATGCTGGCTTCAGGACCACGTTCCGGAATCGGGGAAATCATCATTCCGGAAAATGAGCCGGGATCTTCTATCATGCCCGGGAAAGTAAACCCGACACAATGTGAAGCTTTAACTATGGTTTGCGCACAAGTAATGGGGAATGATGTAGCAATCACTATCGGTGGTACTCAGGGACATTATGAACTGAATGTATTTAAACCGTTGATGGCTGCCAACTTCCTACAGTCGGCTACCCTACTTGGAGATGCCTGCATTTCTTTTGAAGAGCATTGTGCAGCTGGTATTGAGCCTAACCACAAACGAATCAAAGAACTCGTGGATAACTCTCTAATGCTGGTTACGGCATTGAATACGAAAATTGGCTATTACAAATCTGCTGAAATCGCTCAGACTGCCCACAAAAATGGCACCACCCTGAAAGAAGAAGCGGTACGCCTGGGTTATGTGACCCCGGAAGATTTTGATGCCTGGGTACGTCCGGAAGATATGGTAGGAACTTTAAAATAA
- a CDS encoding TolC family protein translates to MKRISITAALLFLFFGKIHAQQQLSDTISLSRAEAETIFLQKNLKLISEKLSIDQAEAQVIQAKLWPNPTLEVSEVNLWTNGGAEQLPPIYKNFGKTSEITASLEQLIVTAGKRKKLVAMEKVAKEMSVQYFEDFLRNLKIEFRNNLTRLQYLQEEQKIYNRQLTSIQKLLGAYTNQLKQGNISKSEYIRLKASELEFVKELSDLQKENNEIQKELKVLMALPATSIIKMTAEGFVPDIQKIENINLANLTASALQNRPDVKASILEQAYSANKYKYELAQKTPDVTLQASYDRGGNIMRDFIGFGFSMDLPFFNRNQGNIKIAKIDIEKSNLQAQEKNLQAQSEVIQSYQNLVVAEKLYKSVDATYESDLDKLLESHLKNFAQRNTSMLEYLDYVEAYLQNKKIILDSKKELNQHYEELQFAIGKEL, encoded by the coding sequence TTGAAACGTATTAGTATTACAGCAGCCCTCCTGTTTTTATTCTTTGGAAAAATCCATGCGCAACAGCAGCTAAGCGATACCATTTCGCTTTCCCGCGCTGAAGCTGAGACTATTTTCCTGCAGAAAAACCTGAAGTTAATTTCAGAAAAACTCAGTATCGACCAGGCAGAAGCCCAGGTGATCCAGGCCAAGTTATGGCCCAATCCTACCCTCGAGGTAAGTGAAGTCAACCTTTGGACCAATGGCGGAGCAGAACAGCTCCCTCCTATTTACAAAAATTTCGGAAAAACCTCTGAGATCACAGCTTCCCTGGAACAACTAATTGTTACCGCCGGAAAACGGAAGAAACTGGTGGCTATGGAAAAAGTAGCCAAGGAAATGAGTGTACAATATTTTGAAGATTTCCTTCGGAACCTTAAAATAGAATTTCGGAATAACCTTACCCGTCTGCAATACCTACAGGAAGAACAAAAAATCTATAACCGACAGCTTACCTCAATACAAAAATTGCTGGGTGCTTATACCAACCAGCTGAAACAAGGTAATATCAGCAAAAGCGAATACATCCGGCTTAAGGCTTCGGAACTCGAATTTGTAAAAGAGCTTAGTGACCTGCAGAAAGAGAATAACGAAATCCAGAAGGAACTGAAAGTCCTGATGGCTTTACCGGCAACGAGCATCATAAAAATGACCGCTGAAGGCTTTGTGCCGGATATCCAGAAAATAGAAAACATCAACCTGGCAAACCTGACTGCTTCCGCGCTGCAAAACAGGCCCGATGTTAAAGCCTCTATATTAGAACAAGCTTACAGTGCGAATAAATACAAATATGAACTGGCACAAAAAACACCTGATGTTACCCTACAGGCCAGTTATGACCGTGGAGGAAACATCATGCGGGATTTTATTGGATTTGGATTTTCGATGGATCTGCCTTTCTTTAACAGGAATCAGGGAAATATTAAAATTGCCAAAATTGATATTGAAAAAAGTAATCTTCAGGCACAGGAGAAAAATCTTCAGGCCCAATCGGAAGTGATCCAAAGTTATCAAAACCTGGTTGTTGCCGAAAAATTATACAAAAGTGTAGACGCTACCTATGAATCCGACCTGGATAAACTACTGGAAAGCCACCTTAAAAATTTCGCTCAACGCAATACCAGCATGCTCGAATACTTAGATTATGTTGAAGCTTACCTTCAAAATAAAAAAATTATCCTGGACAGCAAAAAAGAACTGAACCAACATTATGAGGAATTACAATTTGCCATTGGTAAAGAATTATAA
- a CDS encoding HAMP domain-containing sensor histidine kinase: protein MTIRNRLTLISSLTFGVVFVIASALVYYIFYDSSKKIIFNELAKTVQLTGIFYLEEDELSSKEHKAIRAQFKENIQNSEFKIYNAENGISYGNKTPDPLITPAILDAVRNREKVYFKHEQYFYYGIYYPDNQGNFVVFIKAENEFFQSQKKLLLIILTSVLCSGLIIILLVSKALSNIAYRPITHVINQVNAIEPHSLNESIISTNSNDEIQDLITTFNNLLSRLSDTFVIQKNFINYVSHEFKTPLAAISGNLEVFAQKERTGAEYKEVAQDALKNVYHIEEILNTLMTISGLRSIASENETARVDEIIWGIIDRIALSYPPEETSIQANIEVSHEALLSVKGNTLQLQLALYNIIENAVKYADHNPVKITLTNIRNQLKLIVQDFGRGIPENELAHINQPFFRGSNVSGVTGSGIGLSLATLIFRQHNISFFITSEKDHGTLIELVFPKL from the coding sequence ATGACTATCAGAAACCGCTTAACACTTATTTCCTCCCTCACTTTTGGAGTCGTTTTTGTCATCGCTTCTGCGCTGGTGTATTATATCTTTTACGACAGTTCCAAAAAAATAATCTTTAATGAGCTGGCTAAGACGGTCCAGCTCACGGGTATCTTCTACCTCGAAGAAGATGAGTTGTCGAGCAAGGAACACAAGGCCATCAGGGCACAATTCAAAGAAAACATACAAAATTCTGAATTTAAAATCTACAATGCGGAAAATGGTATTTCCTATGGTAATAAAACACCGGATCCACTCATCACTCCTGCTATTTTAGATGCTGTTAGAAACAGGGAGAAAGTCTATTTCAAGCACGAACAATATTTTTATTACGGGATATACTATCCGGATAATCAGGGCAATTTTGTCGTATTCATCAAAGCAGAAAATGAATTTTTCCAATCCCAGAAAAAACTATTACTCATCATCCTGACTTCTGTACTGTGTTCCGGGCTTATTATTATCCTACTCGTTAGTAAAGCTTTATCCAATATTGCCTACCGCCCTATTACTCATGTCATTAACCAGGTAAATGCAATAGAGCCTCATTCCCTGAACGAATCGATTATTTCGACCAATTCCAACGATGAAATCCAGGATCTTATCACTACATTCAATAACCTGCTGAGCCGGCTATCCGACACCTTTGTGATCCAAAAGAATTTCATCAATTATGTATCCCACGAATTTAAGACACCGCTGGCTGCCATATCCGGCAATCTGGAAGTTTTTGCCCAAAAGGAACGTACGGGAGCCGAATATAAAGAAGTAGCCCAGGATGCTTTAAAAAACGTGTACCACATCGAAGAAATCCTGAATACGCTCATGACTATTTCAGGATTACGATCTATTGCTTCTGAAAATGAAACTGCCCGGGTCGATGAAATTATCTGGGGAATTATTGATCGTATTGCCTTGAGCTATCCTCCTGAGGAAACTTCTATACAGGCCAATATCGAGGTCAGCCATGAAGCGTTATTGTCTGTAAAAGGCAATACCTTACAGTTGCAACTCGCCCTATACAATATTATCGAGAATGCAGTAAAATATGCCGATCATAATCCCGTTAAAATTACGCTCACCAATATAAGAAACCAACTTAAACTAATTGTGCAGGACTTTGGCAGGGGCATTCCCGAAAATGAACTGGCACATATCAATCAGCCTTTTTTCAGGGGCAGCAATGTTTCTGGTGTAACCGGTAGCGGTATAGGGTTATCCCTTGCTACACTAATATTCCGGCAGCATAATATTTCCTTTTTCATCACCTCTGAAAAAGACCACGGTACCCTGATTGAATTGGTCTTTCCAAAACTCTAA